In Sediminitomix flava, the genomic stretch TATTTTCATTCAAATTGATCGCTTATAGTGGGAATTATTGTTCATTGATTTAATCGTAGTCTTCATTTTTCCTTGATGAAAAACGAAGCAAAAAATCAAGTCCCATTCTATCATCCTCCCCACAAATCATCCCAAGCTTCGCACGATGGGACAAGCCCCCCTGTTATGCGACTAGTGGGCTTTTGCCACAAAAGCGGAGAAGCGGTAGCTAGTGCGCTAACCGTTTTTTATGTGGCTTGATTTCCTTTGCTTCGTTTTTCATCAAGCAAAGAAATGAAGGCTACAATTTGAAAAAGGAACATAATCCCGCTGTGTATGAATTTTTATGGATGAAAAACAATCCTGTTTACTTATGTCCACCTTAAGACCTTAATTGGAATAATAGATAAAAACGTAAAGATAATAAAAGACTATTCTGTAACAGTCGTTTTTCCATCTACTAAAATCACTCCATCTGCAACCATTGTCAATTTCAATTCTGGTTCTGTGATTTTTGCAATCTCTTCCGCTGACTGACCAGCATCTTCGGCATAATGTTTTAGCTCGTCTACAGGAATAAGCTCTTTCTTCAATTCTCCTTCCATGATTACCTTTCCTGACTCTAGTCCTTTTGGTACAAAGAAACCATAGTCTTTAAACTTTACCATCAGATCACTTCCATCTTCCAAAGTCACTTTCATCCAACAACCTTTGACCGCACAAGACTCATAAACATCACCTTGAATTTTCACATTTGCTACATCATTTGCCGCAATTGTAGATTTTAATTCTGTGTCTGAAAGAATATTATCTGCTGTAATTTCTGCTCCAAAGAATTCTTTTTTTTCTTCTTTCTGACAAGCAAATAATGTAAAAAGGGCAAAAAGGATAATGGTTAGCTTTTTCATGATTTATAAATATTCTATTGTGTAAAAAAACAGTTTTAATACGCTTACTTTTCGGATACAAAATACTGAATTCTCGGAATATTAGTTTGTAATTGAAATGAAATTAGCTTTCAGTAAAATAAATCCTATATTTCCTCAACTTCAACGGATGAACCTACCGAACTTCTTCAATTAACAACACTTGATTTACGGACTTAAATGCGACTTTTCCATCCTCAACCTTCGCTATTTCTCCTGAATAAGCATTTCGCAATTGCGTACCTTCTTCATAAATATCACGCAACTCTACGACACTAAGCTCATCTTCAGTCAATTTAATAATGACTCTATCACGATGTCCATTCTTATCGTATTCTCTTAGAAAAGTATTTTCACCAATAGAGGTCTGAATACCTGCTCCAACTGAATGATGATTATTTCTGAATTGCCCTAGTTTTCTCCAATGTTTCAACATTTCGGGGTTTGTACCCCAAACAAAATCTGATCGGAATCCATGAGTTGGATCAGAAGCATTACTTTCTACAGCCTTTCGACCTACTTCATCACCATAAAATATCTGTACTGCCCCAGGAGATAACAGAAGAGAAGTCCCACAATTCATCATATCAGAATTTTGAGTATCTCTCTTATAGGTATTGTTCAAAAAACTAAGTGTA encodes the following:
- a CDS encoding DUF4920 domain-containing protein — translated: MKKLTIILFALFTLFACQKEEKKEFFGAEITADNILSDTELKSTIAANDVANVKIQGDVYESCAVKGCWMKVTLEDGSDLMVKFKDYGFFVPKGLESGKVIMEGELKKELIPVDELKHYAEDAGQSAEEIAKITEPELKLTMVADGVILVDGKTTVTE